A window of Pedococcus aerophilus contains these coding sequences:
- a CDS encoding nucleotidyl transferase AbiEii/AbiGii toxin family protein, giving the protein MADQLRADIDGLGVLCAQAADWYATQGLRISANIIEKDFWVTEALRILARGHKQAAPSQNTYPVNVRAVFKGGTSLSKAYGLIDRFSEDIDVYLDISKQPDSTTPGAEKAGKNYTAPEFKLGNSRVDTLMKQVAAGVATELGISQESWGTSRTGTKRGFRLTYPRPEAAAPLAGQMKDGVILELVRMGTPDPNASHQLRSMLSHWAAMTGQLALGDYEELQPFSIDVLAAERTLVDKLCILHDLGTAMSADPTMGTGYHARHYYDVHQLLSSPAVIQSLTAQQDLVSRYAKTAAAESAAVRRPTDNMRPETGFADSPAFGNKVVKRAQSEYAREMRNLGFGDYPDLRAVAALVRQHANLL; this is encoded by the coding sequence ATGGCAGACCAGCTACGCGCCGACATCGACGGCCTGGGCGTCCTGTGCGCCCAGGCCGCCGACTGGTACGCAACGCAGGGCCTGCGCATCAGCGCGAACATCATCGAGAAGGACTTCTGGGTCACCGAAGCACTCCGGATCCTGGCGAGGGGCCACAAGCAGGCAGCCCCGTCACAGAACACGTACCCGGTCAACGTCCGCGCCGTGTTCAAGGGCGGCACCAGCCTCAGCAAGGCGTACGGCCTCATCGATCGGTTCAGTGAAGACATCGACGTCTACCTCGACATCTCCAAACAGCCGGACAGCACGACCCCCGGAGCCGAGAAGGCCGGCAAGAACTACACGGCGCCCGAGTTCAAGCTGGGGAACTCCCGCGTCGACACCCTGATGAAGCAGGTCGCCGCAGGTGTCGCCACCGAGCTCGGCATCAGCCAGGAGTCCTGGGGGACCTCGCGAACAGGCACCAAACGAGGCTTCCGCCTCACCTACCCCCGGCCCGAAGCTGCAGCCCCACTCGCCGGCCAGATGAAGGACGGCGTCATCCTCGAGCTGGTCCGCATGGGCACCCCAGACCCCAACGCCAGCCATCAGCTGCGCTCCATGCTGAGCCACTGGGCAGCCATGACAGGCCAGCTCGCACTCGGGGACTACGAGGAACTACAACCGTTCTCCATCGACGTCCTCGCCGCCGAACGCACCCTCGTCGACAAGCTGTGCATCCTCCATGACCTCGGCACCGCCATGAGCGCAGACCCCACCATGGGCACGGGCTACCACGCGCGCCACTACTACGACGTCCACCAGCTGCTCAGCTCTCCAGCCGTCATCCAGTCCCTCACCGCCCAGCAAGACCTGGTGAGCAGGTACGCGAAGACCGCCGCAGCCGAGAGCGCCGCGGTCCGGCGCCCCACCGACAACATGCGCCCGGAGACTGGCTTCGCGGACTCGCCCGCCTTCGGCAACAAGGTCGTCAAGCGGGCTCAGAGCGAGTACGCACGCGAGATGCGCAACCTCGGCTTCGGCGACTACCCCGACCTGCGTGCCGTCGCGGCCCTCGTGCGCCAGCACGCGAACCTGCTCTAA
- a CDS encoding DUF6088 family protein, whose amino-acid sequence MSAVVELVRERVHSTPVGEFVHMRDLVAELGHEGAVNAAMHRTHRDEDLVLVRRGLYYKGKRTKFGTTRPDPYRVAREVAKVAGYDSGVGPSGYSAARALGLTTQVPTTTEVSVPGRAPKDFAGVHFTSRSGVARRGLSDLEVAVLEVLREWPRFAEDTWTGLVDRVRELVTNGELDLDAVRTVARRERHTAARKLANRLAHDITTAANPVRA is encoded by the coding sequence ATGAGTGCCGTCGTTGAACTAGTCCGAGAGCGCGTCCACAGCACACCAGTGGGCGAGTTCGTCCACATGCGCGACCTTGTTGCCGAGCTCGGCCACGAGGGCGCAGTCAACGCTGCTATGCACCGCACCCACCGCGACGAGGACCTCGTCCTGGTCCGGCGCGGGCTCTACTACAAGGGCAAGCGGACCAAGTTCGGCACGACCCGACCCGACCCGTACCGCGTCGCCCGGGAAGTGGCGAAGGTTGCCGGCTACGACAGTGGCGTCGGACCGTCCGGGTACAGCGCAGCACGCGCGCTCGGCCTAACCACCCAGGTCCCCACGACCACCGAGGTCAGCGTCCCCGGACGAGCTCCCAAGGACTTCGCCGGCGTGCACTTCACCAGCCGCTCAGGCGTCGCCCGCCGCGGCCTGAGCGACCTCGAGGTCGCCGTCCTGGAAGTCCTCCGTGAGTGGCCGCGGTTCGCAGAGGACACCTGGACCGGTCTGGTCGACCGAGTCCGCGAGCTCGTCACCAACGGCGAACTCGACCTCGACGCCGTCCGCACCGTCGCGCGCCGAGAGCGGCACACCGCAGCCCGCAAGCTCGCCAACCGTCTCGCACACGACATCACCACCGCAGCGAATCCAGTCCGCGCCTGA